The genomic DNA CAACATTGGTTATGTACTCGTTTACATAACTTTGGTTAATTATGGCCTGCTATATTACTTCTACAGCATTGGAAGTTTGGGAAAAATGGCGAATGAAGCTGGCGTGCAGAATATCACACTGATAAACTCGGCATTCACAGGCTCAGACAATGGCCTACGAATCAAATCATGGGCTAGGCCGACAAATTCCTTCGTTAGAAAcgttttatatcaaaatattcAAATGAGAAATGTTGAGAATCCTATCATTATCGACCAGAACTACTGCCCCAACAATCAGGGTTGTCCTCGTCAGGTACCAATCTTAATTACGGTTCTAATAAACTTCTGTGACTAATTCATTATTTCTCAGATTTCATCCAGTACACCTGAATCACTTGACCCCTATTTTACAACTAGCTGTTTGCTGGATGAAACTGAAAGGATCCAGGATCAGAACTTTAAGTTTTTCTATGGCTTTGTAACAATAAATTCTTTGTCATTACGACAGACTTCAGGGGTAAAGATAACTGGAGTGACGTATAAAAATGTTCAAGGCACATCGGCTAGCAAAGTTGCAGTGGCTTTTGATTGCAGTCCTACTCGTCCCTGCACGGGGATCAAGTTGCAAGACGTAAAACTCAGTTATATGAATACAGATGCCCGATCAACGTGTAAAAATAGCGGAGGAACAACTAGTGGAATTTCTATGCCAAACAGTTGCTTGAAGAAATAGTTGTGGAGTGTAGATGTATAAAGCAAGGGTATGTTCATAGTCACTTATTTAAATAATTAGGCTCAGATGTCTTACAAATTAGTATGTGTTCCAATAAATTTGGGGATAAGCGAGAGGACCAGAGAGATAAGCTCTTACCAGTTGAGCTATCTAATCGCACTCTGGTCATTAGTTAAGTACAGGCTAGTAAGTTTCCTTTATGCTTTTGCTGAAGATGAGATATCAAACTGGTGAAGACTCTGTAAAATTGCTTCCATTTGATGTGACTAGCATGTAACTGTAAATTTGTATTATCAAAAAAATCTTGATTTTGATAATCATGGTCATAGTTGTCGTCCGTCAAACTCTTTTTAAacatttttgaaaaaattatataaGAACCGAAACATTTAGAAAAGTTTGATAGTCAGGCAGTTGGCAGATGAAATACGTTATGCAAAGGTAAAGTTTTATTTCATTATTTTGTAGTTTATTCAATGTACTAGACATTGTCAAGACAACACAAATGTAAACACATTCAACATGAAACAACCAAAACCATTTCCAAACTAAGGAACAAATTTGGAAACTTTCAACTTCTCAATAATAGAAATGAATGAGGATTTGGTATTCCTATAACCAAAGAATCCATGCTCCTTGCTCTTGTTCATAGTATCTAAAGGATTCTCAATGCCAAGAAGGTAATCAATATGTGACCAACTTCCAATATCTTCAAGCTTAGTAGGCACCAGTTTGTGTTGTTTTACAATCTCATCCCACACACTCCCTTTATCCTTCATCAACTCCAGTAGTGTCAACCTATCTCCGTCTTCAAATTCTCCGCATTCCACCTCAAATCGCTCTGCCAGCACCTTCCAGAAATGCTTCCACTTGAACACATCTCCATTACTGCAATTAAACGCTTCATTTTTTGCGTTTGGATCCACTgcagcccatatctcttgctcaGCAATCAAGTCAGCATCCGAGGCTACTGAATAGCTACTCCAAGATTCCTTAGTCCCTGGAAACCTCAGAACTGCACCCTCATGTTTGCATATTGCAGCATAAACACAGATAGTACATATAATATTTGTCATACTGTAAGGCGAAAAACCAAATATAACTCCAGGCCTATGGACTGACCAAGTCAGGCCATCTTTTTTGGCTACATATTCAGACAAGATATCCTCTTGATTATAGTAAAAAATTGGAGCATCTAGCCTTGGAAGATCTTCGGTATACGGAGGATCATGTGCTGCTGTCCCAAAAGCTTCAAAACTACCAAAATAATGCTTTATCCCAGTTTGTAAACAAACATGTTGCAGTCTTGGTGCATTTGAAAACACACAATCCAACACATTTTTAAACATTTTAGCATTGATTTCGCAATTTTCATCTGCATCATGTCTATTAGTCCAAGTGGCATAAAAGAGGTGAGTCACATCTTTGAGGGGGGATAGTTTGCTTTCAGTTTCTTCAGCATTGGTAATGTCACACTGAATGTACTCAACAGGGTGGTTTGCATCCCATAACGGTCTCAGACGACGAGCAACGCCATAGACTTTCCAAGGGCCTCCGGGAGTGTCAGGGCGAGGGAGAATCTCAGCCAGACTGTTGCCTGAAATGCCTGTAATGCCCACAACCAGGGCCACATTTTCTTGATTCAGAGGTTTCTAAAGTAAGCATTCAAAGGAATAAGTCAGTAATGCACAAACAAAAGATGGAACAATATGAACAAAAGCATGCATAAACATATAAATGTAGGGCTGTTCACGAATCGAGTTGTTCGTGAACAAGCTCGAGTTAGGCTCGTTAAGAGCTTCGTGAACAAGCTCGAGTTAGGCTCGTTAAGAGCTCGTTTGGCTCGACATGTTAACGaactcgagctcgagctcgaacagaCAATAATATAAATGAATGTCTCTGTTTGGCCATACTGCTTATTACGGTCAGAAGAATGCTACACATCCCGAAAAAGATCTCAAAAATAAACATAAATGAATGAATAATATAATTGTTAGAAAATGGAGTTATTAAGTTCataattttattatgttcttgtTGTTAATTCCataatctaatgattggaagttgGTTCTAGATATcgggacttaaactttcatgtatgggtttaagaattttcttaatgaaatccataagaGAAATGAAGTTGAAGttagtagcttggaaaagcttgttTTGAGAATGTGTTTGTCCCACATAGAAAGAAATAAAAGGGGTGTTGGCTTTATATAGTATAACACACATGGGTAGTGCAT from Apium graveolens cultivar Ventura chromosome 5, ASM990537v1, whole genome shotgun sequence includes the following:
- the LOC141659462 gene encoding (S)-8-oxocitronellyl enol synthase ISY1-like, which produces MSWWQLAAVGAARKPLNQENVALVVGITGISGNSLAEILPRPDTPGGPWKVYGVARRLRPLWDANHPVEYIQCDITNAEETESKLSPLKDVTHLFYATWTNRHDADENCEINAKMFKNVLDCVFSNAPRLQHVCLQTGIKHYFGSFEAFGTAAHDPPYTEDLPRLDAPIFYYNQEDILSEYVAKKDGLTWSVHRPGVIFGFSPYSMTNIICTICVYAAICKHEGAVLRFPGTKESWSSYSVASDADLIAEQEIWAAVDPNAKNEAFNCSNGDVFKWKHFWKVLAERFEVECGEFEDGDRLTLLELMKDKGSVWDEIVKQHKLVPTKLEDIGSWSHIDYLLGIENPLDTMNKSKEHGFFGYRNTKSSFISIIEKLKVSKFVP